One Triticum dicoccoides isolate Atlit2015 ecotype Zavitan chromosome 3B, WEW_v2.0, whole genome shotgun sequence genomic window, aatgtcttcacgaaccaccattgtcttcaatgtcttcatacatttttaggggtcatctctggtaggtaaactgaatcaatgagggactactatctgtgttattctgcaattctcacaaacacattagtctcacaaccacgtttgtcgtcaatactccaaaaccaactaggggtggcactagatgcacttataaatTCCCTCCTCTGCTCGGCCGGCGATGCGGAGTCGGGGACTGAGCGTTGTGAGTATTGGCTTGCCCTCCCTCTCTGTTGTGGAGCCGGCAACTTCCCCGTCGACGGCGCAAAGGCTGGGTCCTGGTGCGCTTGTAGGTGAGGATCTCTGGATTTGCGCAAAGATTCGACGATGACGAATGTCTCTGGTGTGCTGGTCATTCGTGGATGCAATTGGAGACTTCCTGGCCGTCATGGTTGTTTACACAAAGGTGTTGGCTCCGTGAGAAGCGCCGCACCCTCAACTAGCTCTAGTGAGCGTGGTCTTTGTTGGTGGTTTGAGGACTTCGTTGTATTCACCTCTGATTTGAACCCCgttcctttttttttttttgaatagtTTGGATTACTTATCACATATGTTACATAGTTGGTTTGGACCCCTTCCTTGGTTATCGTAAGATATGGCCCTGGTCACCGTATCATACGGTGAGGAGTAAGTCCACATATCTGGAGGGTCGATTATTTCTTGATCGATCTCAGCCGTTCATACACTTTTCTCTCTGAGCGCCAATGTTTTAGCTTTAATCTTATTCATCCCCGACCTAAAGCCTGGCCGTCGTGCGCCTATGCCTCTGCGACTCGCCGCCGATGGTTCACCGTGTCGCCAGTCATAGCTCGTCACTTGCAGCTCGATGTTGCTGCCCTGCAGCATCGTTGTCGCATCATGTGCTAGTGCTTGTAGGATTACCGACTCAACGCCCGCAACAAAAATTCTTATGGATCCCCAAAAAAATGATCGCCAGTTCCAACAAAAACATGACTTGCCGCCTTTGGGTCGCAACAAAAATGCTTACACGATCCCAGCAAAAAACGTCGGTTATAGCAAAAAATGCCTCGTCCCCGCCCGTCGCAGCCGTTGGTCCTAGTAAAATAACTAGCTAGTTGTAGCACAATATCGTGCTGGTTACAACACGTCGACTCGCCGTCGTACGAAAAACAACACCTCGACTCGCCGCCGGTTGCGGCACCGGTGGTTGCCATCCAGCTCGTGCGGGATGCTAGTTGCAGCACCCGTCGTCGATGCACCTGGTTGTGCATCCCGCTGAAATCGTTGTCGCAAAATCGCGTGGTCGTGGACACATTGAGCGCCGCTCGTACCGGCGTGCTCGACGTGGCGTCGTGGGGGTGCCCAGGACGATGGCGTTGTAGCGGTGCGTGGTGGGTGTGCAGACTAGGCAACAGCCAGTGACGAACAGGAGAGATCTGAAAAAGAGAGGGAAGGTGCGTGAGCTCGGACGAGCTGTCCATGGCAGTCGCGCGGAGAGGATGGGAAAAatgaaagaaaaacgatcgaatgaTGCTGCCATGCTCTAGGACGGAGATAAAATGGGGCGAGCGGGCCGTGGGCCCACCAGCATGTGCGACATGGCGCGATAGGAGACGTTGGATGGGGGCGAATCGAACGCCGCGCACGGGACCGACGCGTGGCCGGTCGCCCGGCCACAAACATTTCCCTAAATCATGCCTTTCGTGTCGCAGTCTGATTTCAACCGATTCGCCTCCTGCGTCGCCTCACGCCTCGGAGCACGCTGCAGCCTGCAGCCGGAGTGGCAGCTAGGGTTGAGGCGGAGGGTGGAGCTCTGCCAAAGATCCGACCCCCTCGCACGCGGCACAGCCAAACCCTAACCACCTGATCCCAATGCGCAGGTGAGCCGCCTGCTTCCGGCGGCGATCCGCCCCCAAATTCCTCTCCCGTGTTGTTTTTCCCCATTGTGCTCTACTTTGTGCTGCTGATTTGATTGGCTCGCAGGGGCCTCAGCAGCGAGACGTCGCTGCGCCGGCACCGCGCACGGGCGCGGCTGTGGGTCGCCGTCGCGGCGCTGGTTACCGGCACCATCTGGCTCTGGTCCTCCTCCTCCGTTGTCCTCTTCGGCACCCACAGGGTCCAGGTGATTATTTAGTTGCGCTGTTTGTTCTGCTTGGCGTTGTAGGGAAGGTCGATAGCAATACCATGAGAGTTAGTGAAAGCTGAGAGGCTATGGCTATGCAGGTGCCGGTGCTATATAACCAAGCCACTTTGCAGagcaaatctctgatggaacatttaaaACAAATTAGTTCTAGCGTATATGCCGGCCTGAGCATATATCATCTTGCTGTTTGAAACGGACGGGGAAAAAATGCTATAATATTTAACAAACAAATACTCCTTGTTAAAGAGATCATAAGCAAGATGGCAAACTGTATAAAATGCAGAAGCACCTAATATGGGTACAGAGTATTACTACTGATAGGCTTATTACCTGCAGACTCTGGCAAGTTGCGATAGTTCTTTCCAAAATTGTGTAAGATCCAACTTCTCCATAACTATTAGTTTGCTTAATCAGCACACAAGGATGTAGCTTAATGTTCCTATGGAAAATTGAGAAATGTAAACAATCAGTTTACTGCATTGTAGTACTCACTCCGTCTCACAATATATGACGTTTTTGCAAGCAAAAAcagcttgcaaaaacatcttatattgtgggacggatggAGTAGGCCTGTAAACGTTGAAATCATGCTGGCCACCAGATTACGACATAAATATAAGGACATTTGTAAAATTGACAGCTGACACATGATGTTTCATAACCTCAGTTTTGCCAGCTGTGGGCTGTTAGGGAAGTGATGCATCACCACTGCTTATTAATCCTGGTGAATAGGCTAGAGTAAGAAAATTGATAAATAAATATTAAAATCAAGTCAGCACAAAGTATGGTCCTATCCATCATGTTCTGGCGCATAATATTTGATGGATAAGGAATAATGTTGCTCCGAAAAAGAAATGTACCAATTTTCTTGGCTAAATGTTTGGTGCATCACTTATATTTTGAGTTTCAATTCATTTGACCTATAGATTGGGTTATACTAAATGTATGGAATTGAATTGGATATGCAATGGTCATTTAATTTTTTACCAAATTATATCTTGTACTGACATCAGTGCTACTACTCAAGGATTTTGTTGTAGATGAGTTGTGGAGAACTGCAGATTCAAATGGTTGGAGAGCATCTTCTGCACCACGCACCTATTGGCCTCGTGAGTTTCTCTCTGTATCCTCCCAGAACCAGAAGTTACTGGTCCAGTCCTATGCCATTCTGTGTGATGGCAAAATGAAATTCTGAAATGCAATTTCTCTACTTGCAGCCCCACCAACTGAATCCGAGAGCAATGGGTACTTGCGTGTCCGGTGCAATGGCGGCTTGTCCCAACAACGAAGTGCAGTATGATTAACATATGAAACTTTGTCTCTGAAGTAGCATAGTTCATCATGCAAGTTTTATGTGTTCATGGCAACATAGCTGGGAGATTTAAGGTTACTGCTGCTTTGCTTTTGCAGATATGTAATGCTGTTGTTGCAGCACGAATCATGAATGCTACACTAGTGCTGCCAGAGTTAGATGCAAATTCATTCTGGCATGATGAGAGGTACGTAAGTAAATTTTTATCATGCAGGAAGATTATTGCATGTTACCACAAACCCTGTGTTCCCTATGATTCCTTCTGTTTGAGCAGTATTTTTTCTTCCTACAAAGCAAAAGCAGTGTCCACCCCAAAGTTCACTGCAGAACTTTTCTTATCAAATATTCTGCAGTTTGCATTAATTGATTTATATAGTTTCGTAGTGCCTTTTATGCCTAATGTACATGGTATTACCATAAGATATTGGCATAATCCAAGTGTTTTatgcatagttcaaaaaagcgctaggcgttaattgtgcgttttgccaccgccttgcgctttactgaccaaagcgcatgcttatgcgcagttatgcacagattaagcgtagttatgcgcaatgcgttttgccaacgcctagagcctaggcgcgcttaagcgcttaggcgtgccttttttaactatggtTTTATGTAGTCATGTTGATTAACTTCGTAGAAGTATTTGAGTCCTGGTGATGGTAGATATTTAGCACTTCGTAACCGCTAATCAGGTTATTGGAAATTAGCATACGTCTAGAAAGCTGAATAGGTGTCTATATAAATTAATTTATTAAAAAATtacattgttagaatttgcatggaAAGATTAGTTTCTTGCAGAAGGACTCTAGGAGGAACTTTAGGAGTTAAAAATCTTAAGATGAATTCATTCTAACAGGACTCCAGGAGGAACTTTTACAGTTGGTCTACAAACCCTTATGTAGTACATTACAGTTTGCAACCTTTTCAGCATCCCGCCTGAAAGTTTGTTCATAGTATACTAGATAAAGGTTTGTGAGCTAAGTTGTAAAACCAAAACTTTTCTGTTAAAGATTGTAACAATGCGGATATTATCGACTCACATTGAAATCCTTATTTGCGTTTTTGTGTAATGCCATCATGAAGATGTTACAAGTTATGGTGAAAAATTAGTTGGACAAACCCAAAACTAAGTGTTAAATATGATTTTCAAATAATAAGGTGGCCACTGCATGTTGCACTTGGTAATTAGAATGACATCTACATTGAGTTTACTTCTTCTCTGGCTTTGTAGTTACCTTCTTGTTCAACTTGTTTACATTGAATGATCCATTGTTGTTGTATTTATGTATGGACCAGTGGTTTTGTAGATATGTATGATGTTCCCCACTTCATCAAGACATTGAAATATGATGTTCGAATTGTTATGAGTGTTCCAAAAATCACTGCGCATGGGAAGTCCAAGAAGCTCAGAGCTTATAAGGTGAATATATTTAGAGCACAATAGCACTCCAAATTTAGCTATACTAAAGTCACTTTTTCTATCTTTCCAAAGTCAAAAATTTCTAGATATTCTGTACTTATGGAACACTTTTTGTCCTTACAGATTGAACCACCTAGAGATGCACCAGTTACTTGGTACAGGACAACTGCTCTGGAGAAGTTGAGGAAGTATGGTGCGATATATTTAACTCCATTTTCACACCGTTTGGCAGAAGAAATTGATGATCCAGAGCTCCAGAGGTTGAGATGCAGGGTGAATTATCACGCACTACAGTTTAAGCCAAATATCATGAAAACAAGCAGTGATATAGTGAATAAGCTCCGTTCAGAAGGCCATTTCATGTCGATTCATCTTCGGTTTGAGCTGGATATGCTTGCATATGCCGGGTAGGACTTTGATCAAACCAGCATGTTATTGCTTTATTCTGTTAGTGTATCCATTGAAGGAGTTTCTTTTTCTGTGGTAGGCTTAGGAAAGTGCCTACCCCACCTCTTTTGGGACTAAAAGGCATGTCGTTATTGTAGGCTAAGGAAAGTCTTGACGAGGGCTAAGCATGGCCCTTACATGGAACTCATAACATTCATTCATTCATAGATATAAAATTATTAAGATAAAGTAACAATGGCCATTTTCAGTCCTTGATACTAAAATTTTAGAGAAGTATTCTCTTATTTAATTCATTAATTTTGACTATTGTTGATAACATGTACATGAAAATCTGGTATATGCAGTGGTTATTACTTGCATGTCTTGCCATGTAATTTCGTTTTTGTGGTTGACATATGAACATTCCTTACTTCCAAAATGAAAACTGCAGATGCATCGACATATTCACACCTAAAGAACAGGAAATCCTGTTGAAGTATCGGGAAGAAAATTTTGCAAATAAGACCCTTGTCTACAAGAAAAGAAGGCTTATTGGAAAGTGCCCTTTAACTCCAGAAGAGGTACCGATTCTTCTTATAGACATTGTTCCTGATGTTTGTTGTGTGCTAATATATAATCTAATTGTGCGCCGACACTAAAAGTGAATTACTCTGGATGGGGGTACAAATTTAGGCTTCAGTACCTGGTCAGCTAAGCACATGCTAGTGGCTTTTTTTGCGGCGTAGCTCCATGGGCACGTTTTTGTATATATATTACACATTCATCTTAAATGACCAACAATGGGCTACTAAATATAGGTAACATGGATTTCTTGCTGCGTACTTGCTATTGTTTGTACCTTCTCTTCACGTATGGTGGACAATTTATCCTTCCACCAAAAGTAAGACCCATACAATCCGTGATACCTTGTTTATAAGGAGTTCCGCCTTGGACGCTTAGGCGGCTAGGCACCCTGGCAGCCCCTTACAATCATGCCCGCTTTAGGCGCTTAAGCGTCTGCCTTAGGCATCAAGGCGGTTGGTGCTCGCCTTAGGTCGCCTTAACACCTTATAAACAATGCCATGATCTATATCATATTGTTTTTGCTGCTCATGATTTGTATGTATGCTGTTCTAGTTTCCATGATTGCTTGAATGCAATATAGCATTCCATGCTCTTGGAATTAAATGAGGGTGCATCTTGGGTGAACACACGCTAAAACTTAGAAATTTGCAAATTCCATTAAAACATACCTAGTAGAAGCTTAAAAAAGGGGTGATTTACATTCAGACCACGAAACTAGATGCACTTCTCATTTATACCACAATAGACCTTGTTCCTTcaaatattatactccctccgtccggaattacttgacgCTACGGATTTATCTAGCActaagtgctagatacatccgtttggacGTCAAATAATTCCGGATGGAGGTAGTATATTTTAAAGCACAAAAATGTGGGATGACAGTATATGAAAAATAAATATCAGTCATCATAACCGACTATTCTGTTGAATAATTCTTTCCATAAATAACGGGGAAATGGTCTATTTATATTGTTTTGCAGGTAGGTCTTATCATTCGTGCTATGGGATTTAATAACACAACAAGGATTTACCTTGCTTCTGGCAAGCTCTTTGGTGGGGAACGCTTCATGAAGCCATTCAAGGCTATGTTTCCACGTCTAGAAAACAATAGTATGGTTGGAAGTGGAAAGCTGGAAGAGGATAACAGAGGGCTAGCAAGGTCAGCAGTTGACTACATGGTCTGTCTCCTGTCGGACATTTTTATGCCCACGTATGATGGCCCGAGCAACTTTGCAAACAATCTCATGGGTCATCGCCTATACTATGGTTTCCGAACCACAATCACGCCAAACAGGAAGGCCCTCGCTCCGATATTCATGGACATGGAGGAAGGGCGTGCATCTGGATATGAGGAGAGGATCAGGCAGGTCATGTTCAACACCCATTTTGGCGCCCCCCACAAGCGCATCCATCCAGAGTCTTTCTACACAAACTCATGGCCAGAGTGCTTCTGCCAGATGAAAGCTGGGAATCAAGCTGACCGGTGCCCACCCGACAATGTAAATGATGTCCTTGAAAGTCAGTTCCAGAATAAAGAGGATGTAGAAGCGGAAGCTACTGATCAAACTGACTCCACCAGCTAAATGAAAGCTGAGTTTAGCTAAGGTTTATTGATTGGGGACAGATTGTTTCTCAGACCTGGGTATGTCATTTTTGGAGGAAGGATTGATGACTCTATAtccatgtaggtgatcatgttcaaCTCAAGATTCAGTTGTTGAGATTGTTAGCCTGGGGGGGTCAGAACCAGATTTTGGATAGGTTGGGTCATTTAGAGTTCTGGGGAAGAGAAACCATACGAACGGGTCAGAACCAGATTTTAGATCATTACTAAAagatcttatatttgtttacagaggtactccctctgttcacaaatataagatgttctatgagtaatttttttttctgaatcgaatgtatatagacacgttttagtgtgtttgttcactcatttcacttTATATGTAGAACGGAATAGTATATGTTATAGCCCAGTGTTGTGTTGTGTCTCCGGTTCTATTGGCTTTATTTGCTGGTCCTCACTGCACACATATCCGGTTGGATTCGTGTGTTCCTGGTCCAGGAGCTTCCTAAATTTTGGTTTTGCAATTGACCGTtgtgcaaaaaaagagaaaaaaatatggGGATGGCTAGGGGACAATTGACTGAATTTAGAATCTGGGTAGTTGAATTGTTCCCAGCTGTTGGATGGAAAAGGAACCGTCAGATCTTCTTCTATCTTTTGAAATCATTgttcatcgtcttcctcctcccgaCTTTGATCTGAACCGCCCGCAACCGCCGGCTGAACCATTTGCCTATGCTGCCTGCGCTTGATGGCGCTCCCGTGACAGCCTCGCCACCCCGCCCTTCCCTCGACTGTCGTGTTGCTGCCGCCTCGACCATCCCTCTAACCTCGGGGATGACCAATTTCTTATCTGGTGAGCCTGcacacctctctccctcctctctccctcacccccACACACCCCAAGATAGATAATGGGGTCGCCTGCCATCCTAAGATATACCCAGAgggttccctcaaaaaaaaaaaaagatagaCCAAGAGGGCTTTTCTGGTGATCTCCTTCCTTCCCTCCGGCCGTTCCTTCACGTGAAAATTGATTAATCCAAACTCAGGGCGGTTTACATACAACTATTGTGAGAAAACTTTGATTCCACCACCTTAAACATGACAGT contains:
- the LOC119275261 gene encoding O-fucosyltransferase 1-like, producing MRRGLSSETSLRRHRARARLWVAVAALVTGTIWLWSSSSVVLFGTHRVQDFVVDELWRTADSNGWRASSAPRTYWPPPPTESESNGYLRVRCNGGLSQQRSAICNAVVAARIMNATLVLPELDANSFWHDESGFVDMYDVPHFIKTLKYDVRIVMSVPKITAHGKSKKLRAYKIEPPRDAPVTWYRTTALEKLRKYGAIYLTPFSHRLAEEIDDPELQRLRCRVNYHALQFKPNIMKTSSDIVNKLRSEGHFMSIHLRFELDMLAYAGCIDIFTPKEQEILLKYREENFANKTLVYKKRRLIGKCPLTPEEVGLIIRAMGFNNTTRIYLASGKLFGGERFMKPFKAMFPRLENNSMVGSGKLEEDNRGLARSAVDYMVCLLSDIFMPTYDGPSNFANNLMGHRLYYGFRTTITPNRKALAPIFMDMEEGRASGYEERIRQVMFNTHFGAPHKRIHPESFYTNSWPECFCQMKAGNQADRCPPDNVNDVLESQFQNKEDVEAEATDQTDSTS